From the Methanofastidiosum sp. genome, one window contains:
- a CDS encoding GyrI-like domain-containing protein — MEKIDFKKTLKNLYLPNQKNFSIVNIPKMNFLAVAGKGNPNTSNDFQEAVEALYTVSYSIKMGLKKGNIPKGYFEYVVPPLEGLWWISGEEFKLDNKDRFEWKLMIMQPEFVNEELVKSAIELSKKNKGISSIDKLKFESYEEGLSVQILHVGTYDSEKKTIEKIKEFIKNNSLIENGLHHEIYLSDPRKTSPEKNKTVLRQPVKKE; from the coding sequence ATGGAAAAAATCGATTTTAAAAAAACTTTGAAAAATCTTTATTTACCAAATCAAAAAAACTTTTCGATTGTTAATATACCAAAAATGAATTTTTTGGCAGTTGCTGGAAAAGGGAATCCAAATACTTCAAATGATTTCCAAGAAGCCGTGGAGGCACTTTATACTGTTTCTTATTCTATAAAAATGGGCCTGAAAAAAGGAAACATCCCAAAAGGCTATTTTGAATATGTTGTTCCTCCTTTAGAGGGGCTTTGGTGGATAAGTGGCGAGGAATTCAAACTTGATAATAAGGACAGATTTGAATGGAAATTGATGATAATGCAGCCAGAATTTGTCAATGAAGAACTAGTTAAATCAGCTATCGAATTATCAAAGAAAAATAAAGGTATTTCTTCTATTGATAAACTAAAATTTGAATCTTATGAAGAAGGTCTTTCTGTTCAAATACTACATGTCGGCACCTATGATTCTGAGAAAAAAACAATTGAGAAAATCAAAGAATTTATTAAGAATAATTCTCTTATTGAAAATGGTCTTCATCACGAAATATACCTCTCAGATCCTAGAAAAACTTCTCCAGAGAAAAATAAGACAGTTTTAAGGCAACCTGTGAAGAAAGAATAA